The following coding sequences are from one Anolis sagrei isolate rAnoSag1 chromosome 6, rAnoSag1.mat, whole genome shotgun sequence window:
- the LOC132779545 gene encoding olfactory receptor 14A16-like has protein sequence MENQSTVNEFILLGFADTRELQILHFVVFLSIYLAALMGNVLIILTIAYDHNLQSPMYFFLANLSLVDLCFISTTVPKSMAISLTNDRRISFSECASQVFLVITSAGAELSFITVMAYDRYVAICHPLQYMRIMNLNLCLQMAFASWIGAIMHALVQTISTFRLHFCTSNIKQFFCDMSQLWRISCTEAILNKWLTFAVGLTVNPFCFFFILISYWFIFSAVFKIRSSQGRHKVFSTCTPHLTVFCLFFSTAMFSYFRPQALSSTSSDLLSAFLYVVLPPVMNPIIYSLRNKDIHQAAQKMFKYLSGCMEDVYRIISNTLSPKFQMFSKEKAMA, from the coding sequence ATGGAAAACCAATCTACAGTAAATGAATTCATCCTCTTGGGATTTGCAGATACTAGAGAGCTACAGATTTTACATTTTGTGGTGTTTCTGTCCATTTACTTGGCAGCTTTGATGGGAAATGTACTCATTATCCTAACTATAGCTTATGATCATAACCTACAAAGCCCCATGTATTTCTTCCTGGCCAATTTATCTTTGGTAGATCTTTGCTTCATCTCCACAACTGTTCCTAAATCTATGGCTATCTCATTGacaaatgacagaagaatttccTTCTCTGAATGTGCTTCCCAAGTGTTCCTAGTTATCACATCTGCAGGGGCTGAGCTGTCCTTTATTACTGTCATGGCATATGACCGCTATGTGGCAATTTGCCACCCTTTACAATATATGAGAATCATGAACTTGAATTTGTGTCTCCAAATGGCATTTGCCTCTTGGATCGGTGCTATAATGCATGCACTAGTGCAGACTATAAGCACATTCAGGTTACACTTTTGTACTTCAAATATTAAACAATTTTTTTGTGATATGTCCCAATTATGGAGGATTTCATGCACAGAGGCAATACTGAATAAGTGGCTTACTTTTGCTGTTGGATTAACAGTAAaccctttttgttttttctttatatTGATATCTTATTGGTTTATCTTCTCAGCAGTATTTAAGATCCGATCATCCCAAGGCAGGCATAAAGTCTTCTCTACCTGCACTCCACATTTGACTgtcttctgtttatttttttcaacTGCTATGTTTTCATACTTTAGACCACAGGCCTTATCCTCAACTTCTTCAGATTTATTGTCTGCTTTCTTGTATGTTGTTTTGCCACCAGTCATGAATCCTATCATTTATAGTCTTAGAAACAAAGATATCCATCAAGCTGCACAAAAGATGTTCAAATATCTATCAGGCTGCATGGAAGATGTTTACAGAATTATTTCAAACACCCTTTCCCCAAAGTTTCAAATGTTCAGCAAAGAAAAAGCAATGGCATGA
- the LOC132779546 gene encoding olfactory receptor 14A16-like, translated as MENQSTVNEFILLGFADIRKLQILHFVVFLSIYLAALMGNVLIILTIAYDHNLQSPMYFFLANLSLVDLCFISTTVPKSMCISLSNNRRISFSGCVSQVFLFVTSASAELSFLTIMAYDRYMAICLPLQYMRIMNLNSCLQMAAASWITALVHAIVQTISTFRLHFCTSNIKQFFCDMSQLWRISCTDTKLNEWLTFAIAVTVDSFCFFLILISYGFIFSAVFKIQSSQGRHKVFSTCTPHLTVFSLFLSTAVFSYFRPQALSSIPVDLLAAFLYVVLPPVMNPIIYGLRNKDIHRATWKMSNKWFHFHWVISNTFPPKSQVFSIKKKTTA; from the coding sequence atggaaaaccAATCTACAGTAAATGAATTCATTCTCTTGGGATTTGCAGATATCAGAAAGCTACAGATTTTACATTTTGTGGTGTTTCTGTCCATTTACTTGGCAGCTTTGATGGGAAATGTACTCATTATCCTAACTATAGCTTATGATCATAACCTACAAAGCCCCATGTATTTCTTCCTGGCCAATTTATCTTTGGTAGATCTTTGCTTCATCTCCACAACTGTTCCTAAATCTATGTGTATATCATTGTCAAATAACAGAAGaatttccttctctggatgtgTTTCCCAAGTATTTCTATTTGTCACATCTGCAAGTGCTGAACTGTCCTTTCTTACTATTATGGCATATGACCGCTACATGGCAATCTGCCTCCCTTTACAATATATGAGAATCATGAATTTGAATTCGTGTCTCCAAATGGCAGCTGCCTCTTGGATCACTGCTTTGGTCCATGCAATAGTGCAAACCATAAGCACATTCAGGTTACACTTTTGTACTTCAAATATTAAACAATTTTTCTGTGATATGTCCCAATTATGGAGGATTTCATGCACAGATACAAAACTGAATGAGTGGCTTACTTTTGCTATTGCAGTAACAGTGGACTCGTTTTGTTTTTTCCTTATACTGATATCTTATGGGTTTATCTTCTCAGCGGTATTCAAGATTCAATCATCCCAAGGTCGGCATAAAGTTTTCTCCACCTGCACTCCACACTTGACtgtcttctctttatttctttcaacTGCTGTATTTTCATACTTTAGACCACAAGCCTTGTCCTCAATTCCTGTAGATTTGTTGGCTGCTTTCTTGTATGTTGTTTTGCCACCAGTCATGAATCCCATCATTTATGGTCTGAGAAACAAAGATATCCATCGGGCTACATGGAAGATGTCAAATAAGTGGTTTCACTTTCATTGGGTCATCTCAAACACTTTCCCCCCAAAGTCTCAAGTGTTcagcataaaaaaaaaaaccacagcatGA
- the LOC132779547 gene encoding olfactory receptor 14A16-like: MENQSTVNEFILLRFFDTRELQILHFVVFLTIYLAALMGNIFIILTITYDHHLHNPMYFFLVNLSLVDLCLISVTVPKSMAISLTNDRRISFSGCVFQVFLVTTSVGAELSFLTVMAYDRYVAICLPLQYMRIMNLNFCLQITAASWVIVIVHALVQTISTFRLHFCTSNIKQFFCDMSQLWRISCTDTTLNKWLTFAVAVTVDSFCFFLIMISYGFIFSTVFKIQSSQGRRKVFYTCTPHLTVFSLFLSTAIFSYFRRQDLSSTSVDLLAAFLYAVLPPVMNPIIYSLRNKDIHQAAWKMFSFTE; the protein is encoded by the coding sequence atggaaaaccAATCTACAGTAAATGAGTTCATTCTCTTGAGATTTTTTGATACCAGAGAGCTACAGATTTTACATTTTGTGGTGTTTTTGACCATTTATTTGGCAGCTTTGATGGGAAATATATTCATTATCCTAACTATAACTTATGATCATCACCTGCACAACCCCATGTATTTCTTTCTGGTTAATTTATCTTTGGTAGATCTTTGCTTGATCTCTGTAACTGTTCCTAAATCTATGGCTATCTCGTTGacaaatgacagaagaatttccttctctggatgtgTTTTCCAAGTGTTCCTAGTAACCACATCTGTAGGGGCTGAGCTTTCATTTCTTACTGTCATGGCATATGACCGCTATGTGGCTATCTGCCTCCCTTTACAATATATGAGAATCATGAATTTGAATTTCTGTCTCCAAATAACTGCTGCCTCTTGGGTCATTGTTATAGTGCATGCACTAGTGCAGACTATAAGCACATTCAGGTTACACTTTTGTACTTCAAATATTAAACAATTTTTCTGTGATATGTCCCAATTATGGAGGATTTCATGCACAGATACAACACTGAATAAGTGGCTTACTTTTGCTGTTGCAGTAACAgtggactcattttgttttttCCTTATAATGATATCTTATGGGTTTATCTTCTCAACAGTATTCAAGATTCAATCATCCCAGGGCAGGCGTAAAGTTTTCTATACCTGTACTCCACACTTGACtgtcttctctttatttctttcaacTGCTATATTTTCATACTTTAGGCGACAGGACTTGTCCtcaacttctgtagatttgttggCTGCTTTCTTATATGCTGTTTTGCCACCAGTCATGAATCCCATCATTTATAGTCTGAGAAACAAAGATATCCATCAAGCTGCATGGAAGATGTTCAGTTTCACAGAATAA